GACTGCTCTAATCTTATTTCCTTCTACTTCTATATAAATAGTAATTACCCAAAGATAGCAAAGGACATTCGGTATGATCTATCAAAATGTATCCCTGAGATTTCAAATTTTACAACACCACCAGTAAAAATAGGGAATGAAAGTTTGCTAGGGTTACGATTCTTTGATAAAGAAGAAAACGGTTATTGGGCCGATGAAGTATCAGAAGGGGTACTTTATTTCTTGTCTTTGCTTTGTATAATTCACCAGCCTAATCCTCCTAAATTACTTCTTTTAGAAGAACCTGAACGTGGTATTCATCCGCGTCGAATCCATGAAGTAATGAATTTTATTTTTCGGCTTGTGGATGAAAAGGATATTCAGATCATACTAACTTCTCATAATGAAAATGTTCTTAATGAATTTTCATCCCTGCCTGAATCTGTTTTTGTCTTTGATAAAAATGAAGAGGGGGCTACTTATGTTCGTAATTTGAAAAAGATTATTGATGATTCTCACGAACGTAGCCAAAAAGAGGGGTTAGAAGAAATTGATTTTACTGATGATTTAGGCAAAAACTGGATGTACGGCTTATTAGGAGGAGTGCCCACCGAAGAATTATGAAACTAGTAAAGTATGCATTGATTGCTGAAGGTTATTCCGAATACAAGTTTATACCAGTTTACCTTCAGCGAATGGCTTCGTCACTCGGATTACAGGTCAAACGAAGTAAAATTGACCTCTTAAAAAAGCAACCGAGCAAATCCAAGGTCTATGCTGAAGCTGCAAAGCTAGGGCAAAGCGCTTTTCAGGATGGTGCCGCTTTGTGCTTGATCGGTGTTGATTTGGACGATTCTGACCATACACCCGAACAGAGTCAACACGCAAAAGAGCTTAAGAAGCTTGAGGGCTCTGTTAAACAGATACTAAATAGATATGGTGACAAAATCAAGTTTTATGTGCCTGTCCAGGCGATTGAACATTGGTTGGCTTACCAAAAATATAAATTGGATGCGGGGAAATGTCCAACCAATAACAGCCTTGAAAGCAAACATCAGGACGACTTAAAAGCATTGGTTTACGGAGATAAGAAAGCCAAGCAGTGGAAAATGGAAGAAGTGACCCAGGCTATCGCCGAAAAAGCCGACTTTGACGAACTCGCACGGCAGTCCCGTTCGTTCAACCATTTCCACCGGCAAGTCGTTACATTCTTAAGCAGTCACTAAACCACACGGCCATGAACTACTACAATTCCATCATAGATACCATCGGCAACACGCCCCTGGTGAAGCTTAATAAAGTAACCAAGGGCATTCGGGGAACGGTGCTGGCCAAGGTCGAATATTTTAACCCCGGTAACTCGGTGAAGGACCGGATCGCCATCCGGATGATTGAAGACGCGGAGAAAGCGGGAATTATTCAGCCCGGCGGCACCATCATCGAAGGCACAAGCGGTAACACCGGCTTCGGGCTGGCGCTGGCGGCTATTGCGAAGGGCTACAAGTGCATTTTCACGATGGCCGACAAACAGTCGAAGGAGAAAATCGATATTCTGCGGGCGGTGGGAGCCGATGTGGTGGTCTGCCCCACAAACGTGGAACCCGACGACCCGCGCTCGTATTATTCCGTTGCCAAACGCCTGAACCGGGAAATTCCGAACTCGCTGTATCCCAACCAGTACGATAACCTCTCAAACACCGCCGCTCACTACGACAGCACCGGCCCGGAAATCTGGCGGGATACGGATGGGAAAATAACCCACTTTGCCGCGGGCGTCGGTACGGGCGGAACCATCTGCGGCACGGCCAAATTCCTGAAAGAGCACAAACCGGATGTGATGACGGTCGGGATTGATACGTACGGTTCGGTGTTCAAGAAATACAAGGAAACCGGTGTTTTCGACGAGCGTGAAATCTACCCGTACCTGACCGAAGGCATCGGCGAAGACATTCTGCCGCAGAACGTCGACTTCAACCTGATTGACCATTTTGTGAAGGTGACCGACAAGGATGCGGCCATCATGGCCCGGCGGCTGTCGCGCGAGGAAGGGCTTTTTGTGGGCTGGTCCTGCGGATCGGCGGTGCACGGGGCGCTGGAATGGGCGCGTGAACACCTGACCGACGAAGACGTGATGGTGATTCTGCTGCCCGACCACGGCACGCGCTACCTCGCCAAAATCTACAACGATACCTGGATGAAGGACCACGGGTTTCTGGAATCCCGCGAGTTTTCGACGGCCCGCGATATTGTCCGCAGCAAAAACGGCAAGGGAACGCTAACAACCGTCGGGCAGGACCTGAAAATAGGCGACGCCATCCGGCTGCTCAACCAGCACAGCATCTCCCAAATACCGGTGACCGATGCTGAAGGCGAAATTGTCGGCAGCCTGACCGACTCCACCATCCTGAACAAACTGATCGAAGACCCGACCGTGAAGGAGCTGAGCGTGGGCGAGGTGATGGACAAACCGTTCAAATTTGTGGCGCTCGATAATACCGTTGATGTGCTTTCTTCGCTCATCGACCGCGAAAACAAAGCCCTGCTCGTCCGCGACGAAAACCAGCAGGTCCACATTATCACCCAAGCCGACTTGCTGGCTGCCATAACGAGTTAAGAGTTAAAAAATGAAGCGTTGGCTCCGTTCGTTAGCCAGAATTTCGGCGGAGCCAACTCTTCACTATAAACTCTTAATTCTTAACTTTCACTTTCGGTTGTCTTCGCCCGAAACCATGCCCAGATAGCTCCAGTAGCGGCTTTCGGCGATTTCACCAGCGTTGACGGCTTCCTTGATGGCGCAGCCCGGTTCGTTGATGTGCAGGCAGTTGTGGAACCGACACTGGTTCAGGCGGTCGCGCATTTCGGGGAAGTAGTGGCTGATTTCTTCCTTTTCCATATCAGCCAGCCCCAGTTCCTTGATGCCCGGGGTGTCGATGATGAAGGTGTTGGGCGCAATCTCGAACATTTCAGCGAACGTTGTCGTGTGAACGCCCTTGTTGGCAAACGTCGATACTTCGTTGGTTCGGAGTTGCAGATCGGGAGCCACCGCATTGACCAGCGACGACTTGCCTACGCCGGAGTGACCGGACAACAGGCTGATTTTCTGGTCCAGCAGCAACCGGAACGCTTCGACGTTTTCTCCTTCCGTTGCCGATGTTTCGAGGCAGTTGTACCCGATTTCTTCGTACAGGCCGATGATTTCCCGTTGGTACTCCAGCCCTTCATCCTGTAAGATATCCGCTTTGTTGAAGACCAGCGTGGTCGGGATGCGGAATGATTCGGCGGTCACCAGAAACCGGTCGATGAAGCCCAGCGAGGTCCGGGGAAACGCCAGCGTGACGATCAGCACGGCCTGGTCGATGTTGGCGGCCAGAATGTGTCCGTGGGCGGTTTTGTGGACGGATTTTCGGATGATGTAATTCTCGCGGGGTTCGATGCCGGTGATGACCACGGTGTTTTCAATCTCATCTTCGAGCTCGAACTGCACGCGGTCGCCGACGGCAATCGGGTTGGTGACTTTCAGGCCCTGGATCTTGAATTTGCCTTTCAGCCGGGCGCGGTAAATGTGCCCGTCGTGGTTGCGGACTTCGTACCAGGAGCCGGTCGAGCGTATGATTAAGCCAGTTTGCAAAATAGTTGAGCGGGTTGTTACACAGGGTTGATCAGAGAACATCAAAGTTGATCAGAGGGTTTAAATATCGGATTAACCACTCGACGAACTCCATTTTTTAACAAAGTAACGTGAAAATTGATTAGCAAGCCCAAGTGAAAATGACCCAATTTCAGGTAGGTTAATGTTTGAGCAAGGTGCACGTCGGTCAATTCTTCAACGGTTTTTAGTTCTATTACTACCTTCTTCTCTACCAGCAAATCCATCCGATAGCCATGATCGAGTTTTACTTCTTTGTAAATGATTGGCATTGGCTTTTCCCGTTCAACGAATAGTCCCATCTTGCCCAATTCATAAGCCAAACATTCGCGGTATGCTGACTCCAATAGCCCAGGACCCAATGATCGATGGACCTCTATTGCCCCTTGCAGGACCCGCTGTGAAATTTGATTCAAAAGCATCTCTGATTGACTCTGATAGTCTCTGATTAACTCTGTGTAACAACCCCTTTTACTACCTCCATTACTTTAGACGTAGCGCCCGTATTTCGGGTAACATAATCACCAGAGATGGCCGAAGCCGTTGCCAGCGCGTCCGAATCCGCGTAAAGCCGCCGGAAAACCGTTTCGAGGGCCGCCGAGTCCGGTACCGGGAAAGCCGCTCCGGCCTTCGTCAGATCAACGGCTTCCTGAAACTTGCCGTAGTTGGGTCCGAAGAACAGCGGCATCCGAAACGTAGCCGCTTCCAGAATGTTATGCAGCCCTTTCCCAAACGCACCGCCGATGTAGGCGAATTCACCGTACTGGTAGAGCGAAGAAAGCATCCCGATGTTGTCGATAATGAGCTGGTTGAACGGTTGAAGAGAGGAGTGGTTCGCGGCTTCCGAAAACCGGACGGTCGGGCCGGGGAGCTGACTACGCCAGCGCTCAATTTCGTCGTCGTGGATTTCGTGGGGGGCAACAATGACTTTCAAGGGTTGATCGAAGCGGTTCAGAAACGGAATCAGCACGTCCATGTCGGCCTGCCAGGCGCTCCCGACCACCAGCAACGGCTGATCGGCTTTGAACGCCCGGGCAACCGGTATTTCTCGGCGGGCGTCGGCCACCTGCTGCACCCGGTCGAAGCGCGTGTCGCCCGCCAGCGTCACGTTCGTTACGCCAATGCGCTGAAGCAGGTCGACCGACTCCTGGTTTTGAACCAGAATGTGGTCGAAATAGCGCAGAAACGAGCGGTAAAAACCGCCGTACGGTTTGAAAAAGATCTGGTCGGCCCGGAAAATGGCCGAAAAGGAGAGAATTGGAACCTGACGGTTTTTCAATTCCCGCAGGTAATTGTACCAGAATTCGTATTTAATGAAAAACGCGATGGACGGGTTCACCAACTGGACGAATTGCCGGGCGTTTTCGGGCGTATCGAACGGGAGGTAAAAGATAAAATCGGCCCCGGTGTAGTTCTTCCGGACTTCGTAACCCGAGGGCGAGAAAAACGTCAGCAGAATTTTGTAACCGGGATACCGTTGCCGGAACGCTTCGATAACCGGGCGCCCCTGCTCAAATTCCCCCAGCGACGCAGCATGAAACCAGGCGATGGGTGCGGCATTACCGGCCAATTTTGCTTTTATTTGTTCAGCCCATTGCTGACGTCCCGCAACGGCCAGCCGGGCTTTGGGATGAAATTGAGCCACCACCTGGAGCGTAGCCTGATAGAGTCGGATGGAGGTATTGTAAAGTGCAGCGAGCAAGCGGATGGTGCGTTGGTTCGAATTCGTAAAACTACAAACTTAACTCATACCCCCATGCAAACGTACGACACACTTGTCGAAGCCCTCGACGACCTGAACCGAAAAGGATTCACGCTCGACTTTAACCTAGCCGGCGATTCGCTGATTTGCCGGAGCAAAGACCTGCAACTGAGCCCGGAGCAATTTCACATTGTGGATGTTTACCGCTTCGAAGGCGTAAGTGACCCGGACGATAATTCAATCCTGTACGCCATCGAGTCGAAAGACGGGCAGAAGGGAACGCTCGTCAACGCCTACGGAGCGTACGCCGATGAGCTGTCGGACGAAATGGTGGAGAAATTGAAAATTGATTGATTTCGGGCGAAACTTTTCGGGCGCGATATGGCTTATATGGACGTAGTTACGTGTGAACAAGCATCATGAACTGGAACAAACTGCAAGACAACGCCCAATTAGACCAAATCCGGAACGAGTCGGCCGAACAGCCGGTATTGATTTTCAAACACAGCACCCGCTGTTCCATCAGCTCAACGGCATTAAGCCGCATGGAGCGCAACTGGAGTGATGCGGCCGGTATTAAGCCGTATTATCTGGACCTGATTGCCTTCCGCTCGGTATCAAATCAGGTGGCGGAGGACTTTGGCGTTCCGCACCAGTCACCGCAGGTCTTGCTGATTCAGAACGGTGAATGTGTTTACGACGCTTCCCATTTTGACATTTCGTTCGATGCCCTGAAACAGCAGGTTGTATCGGCCTAATTCAGCTATAGAGTAGTATCAAGCGCCGCGTCTGCCAAAGACGGGGCGCTTTTTTTGTTTTCAGCCGAACAAATATGCTCACCGAACCCGGAAATTAACCCCGTAGCGTAATCTTCGCCCGGTGGCAAACGCCCCCGATCGGCGGGTTAAATTTCGAGACGCTTACCTCGACGGTATCAACCTTGGGATATTTTTTACGGATTTCAACGATGATGTTGTGGGCAATGTGTTCGAGCAGCCGGGCGGGCTGCTGCATGGCCGCGTGGGTAATGTTGTACAAGTCGCCGTAGTTGACCGTCGTGCTTAAGCGGTCGAGCTGGGCGGCTTCGGTGAGGTCGGCGGTAACGGTTATGTCGACGGAGTACTTGTTACCAATCTTCTGTTCTTCGTCGTAAAAGCCGTGGTAGGCGAAAAATTCGAGTCCTTCAAGCGAAATGGTTCCCATGAGCAGCGAATTGACGGTTTTTCCGTCTTTCCCAACTGGTTAAATTTTCGCCCAAAAGTAGAACAAAAAAGCGGACTCGGCGTCCGCTTTTCGTTAAATCTGGTCGAAGAAGGAACCGGCTTCTTTTTTCTTTCCTTCCGGTTCAGTTTCCTCGGCAACGGCCTGCGGCTCGATTGTATCCTCCTCGGCGATGGGTTCCGTAATGGGCAACCCCGCTTCGGCGGCTTCGGCACCCTGGGCCGCCACCGGGTCGGCAAAGACCGCTTCGTCGGCTAGGGGTTCGGTATTGTCGATTGCGTGTTGCAGGGCATCGTCCGTCGTTTCTACGTGCAGGGTCTCGGGGTTCACCAGGTCCGAATCCCCGTCGGCGGCTGGGGTTCCCTTCGCGGCAAGGGGCTCGTTTTCGGTGTGCTGCGCGGTCACCTCGTCAATTTTGGCCTGAATGGACGCCTGATTGAATTTCTTTTCAAACCGATCAACATTTTCGAGGGCGCCGTTGGCCAGCATCTGAATCTGCTTGATCAATCCTTCCTTGTATTTCTCCATCGCCTTGAAGTCGTGTTCCATCGCCTTCAGGTCGTTGAGGATGTTTTCTTTGATGTAGCGTGCCTGATTCTCAGCATCCTGCACCATCAGCGTGGAGCGCTTGCGGGCTTCGGCCAGAATTTCATCGGCTTTCTGTTTCGACTCGTTCAGGTATTTTTCGGCGGCTTTGTTGGCCTGATCGGTGATCTGCGTACTGGTATCGTCGGCGGTCTTCAACGTTTTAAACAACGTCATCTCGATGTCCTTGAACTTGCTGAGTTCTTTTTCGGCCAGTTCGAGTTGCATCTTCAGCATTTTCCCCTCACTCGTTACACGCTCCCATTCCTGCGAAAGAGACGCCAGAAACGCGTCTACTTCTTCGGGACGGTATCCGCCGAATCCTTTCTTTTCAAATGTATGCTGCCGAATCTCGATGGGCGTTATTTTCATGTTGGAAAGGTTTATGGTGCCATAACTTTCACTTTTCTGCTAAAAGTAAAGTTATCCGGCCGAAATTATCAATTTTTTGTCCTGAAATTTGCGAAATTGCCAAGAACAAAGCAAATCATTTAGCTAGCGG
This Larkinella insperata DNA region includes the following protein-coding sequences:
- a CDS encoding AAA family ATPase encodes the protein MLKRVSIQNFKSLKDVTLDLQKVNLLIGPNNSGKTNFLKALEFFKITGVQSQKIMDLESVSYKHQRVKIKYEFDFVQSPNGYMTRKFGKKDRENYHYIQTAEIKDSDSYLFVEWKDDYWFTNELGETTSFQAYERDRGEFFDYISTKIFRPDPSKLTQTVEFSADETTLSSDCSNLISFYFYINSNYPKIAKDIRYDLSKCIPEISNFTTPPVKIGNESLLGLRFFDKEENGYWADEVSEGVLYFLSLLCIIHQPNPPKLLLLEEPERGIHPRRIHEVMNFIFRLVDEKDIQIILTSHNENVLNEFSSLPESVFVFDKNEEGATYVRNLKKIIDDSHERSQKEGLEEIDFTDDLGKNWMYGLLGGVPTEEL
- a CDS encoding DUF4276 family protein; the protein is MKLVKYALIAEGYSEYKFIPVYLQRMASSLGLQVKRSKIDLLKKQPSKSKVYAEAAKLGQSAFQDGAALCLIGVDLDDSDHTPEQSQHAKELKKLEGSVKQILNRYGDKIKFYVPVQAIEHWLAYQKYKLDAGKCPTNNSLESKHQDDLKALVYGDKKAKQWKMEEVTQAIAEKADFDELARQSRSFNHFHRQVVTFLSSH
- a CDS encoding cystathionine beta-synthase, with protein sequence MNYYNSIIDTIGNTPLVKLNKVTKGIRGTVLAKVEYFNPGNSVKDRIAIRMIEDAEKAGIIQPGGTIIEGTSGNTGFGLALAAIAKGYKCIFTMADKQSKEKIDILRAVGADVVVCPTNVEPDDPRSYYSVAKRLNREIPNSLYPNQYDNLSNTAAHYDSTGPEIWRDTDGKITHFAAGVGTGGTICGTAKFLKEHKPDVMTVGIDTYGSVFKKYKETGVFDEREIYPYLTEGIGEDILPQNVDFNLIDHFVKVTDKDAAIMARRLSREEGLFVGWSCGSAVHGALEWAREHLTDEDVMVILLPDHGTRYLAKIYNDTWMKDHGFLESREFSTARDIVRSKNGKGTLTTVGQDLKIGDAIRLLNQHSISQIPVTDAEGEIVGSLTDSTILNKLIEDPTVKELSVGEVMDKPFKFVALDNTVDVLSSLIDRENKALLVRDENQQVHIITQADLLAAITS
- the rsgA gene encoding ribosome small subunit-dependent GTPase A; protein product: MQTGLIIRSTGSWYEVRNHDGHIYRARLKGKFKIQGLKVTNPIAVGDRVQFELEDEIENTVVITGIEPRENYIIRKSVHKTAHGHILAANIDQAVLIVTLAFPRTSLGFIDRFLVTAESFRIPTTLVFNKADILQDEGLEYQREIIGLYEEIGYNCLETSATEGENVEAFRLLLDQKISLLSGHSGVGKSSLVNAVAPDLQLRTNEVSTFANKGVHTTTFAEMFEIAPNTFIIDTPGIKELGLADMEKEEISHYFPEMRDRLNQCRFHNCLHINEPGCAIKEAVNAGEIAESRYWSYLGMVSGEDNRK
- a CDS encoding GxxExxY protein, which encodes MLLNQISQRVLQGAIEVHRSLGPGLLESAYRECLAYELGKMGLFVEREKPMPIIYKEVKLDHGYRMDLLVEKKVVIELKTVEELTDVHLAQTLTYLKLGHFHLGLLINFHVTLLKNGVRRVVNPIFKPSDQL
- a CDS encoding 3-deoxy-D-manno-octulosonic acid transferase translates to MLAALYNTSIRLYQATLQVVAQFHPKARLAVAGRQQWAEQIKAKLAGNAAPIAWFHAASLGEFEQGRPVIEAFRQRYPGYKILLTFFSPSGYEVRKNYTGADFIFYLPFDTPENARQFVQLVNPSIAFFIKYEFWYNYLRELKNRQVPILSFSAIFRADQIFFKPYGGFYRSFLRYFDHILVQNQESVDLLQRIGVTNVTLAGDTRFDRVQQVADARREIPVARAFKADQPLLVVGSAWQADMDVLIPFLNRFDQPLKVIVAPHEIHDDEIERWRSQLPGPTVRFSEAANHSSLQPFNQLIIDNIGMLSSLYQYGEFAYIGGAFGKGLHNILEAATFRMPLFFGPNYGKFQEAVDLTKAGAAFPVPDSAALETVFRRLYADSDALATASAISGDYVTRNTGATSKVMEVVKGVVTQS
- a CDS encoding phosphoribosylpyrophosphate synthetase, which encodes MQTYDTLVEALDDLNRKGFTLDFNLAGDSLICRSKDLQLSPEQFHIVDVYRFEGVSDPDDNSILYAIESKDGQKGTLVNAYGAYADELSDEMVEKLKID
- the ytxJ gene encoding bacillithiol system redox-active protein YtxJ, with amino-acid sequence MNWNKLQDNAQLDQIRNESAEQPVLIFKHSTRCSISSTALSRMERNWSDAAGIKPYYLDLIAFRSVSNQVAEDFGVPHQSPQVLLIQNGECVYDASHFDISFDALKQQVVSA
- the folB gene encoding dihydroneopterin aldolase, translated to MGTISLEGLEFFAYHGFYDEEQKIGNKYSVDITVTADLTEAAQLDRLSTTVNYGDLYNITHAAMQQPARLLEHIAHNIIVEIRKKYPKVDTVEVSVSKFNPPIGGVCHRAKITLRG
- a CDS encoding DivIVA domain-containing protein, which encodes MKITPIEIRQHTFEKKGFGGYRPEEVDAFLASLSQEWERVTSEGKMLKMQLELAEKELSKFKDIEMTLFKTLKTADDTSTQITDQANKAAEKYLNESKQKADEILAEARKRSTLMVQDAENQARYIKENILNDLKAMEHDFKAMEKYKEGLIKQIQMLANGALENVDRFEKKFNQASIQAKIDEVTAQHTENEPLAAKGTPAADGDSDLVNPETLHVETTDDALQHAIDNTEPLADEAVFADPVAAQGAEAAEAGLPITEPIAEEDTIEPQAVAEETEPEGKKKEAGSFFDQI